A region from the Benincasa hispida cultivar B227 chromosome 10, ASM972705v1, whole genome shotgun sequence genome encodes:
- the LOC120088449 gene encoding uncharacterized protein LOC120088449 has translation MEYKRRQQGATRPSGFEEVARNSRRPMRFVSNEDDDVYDLSSDSGNDAVGSSRSSSSPQSLAAKAIKASSAHRDSSLSSAYAARSASRVSKPTYSSSSPSPSSVQDSKAHEYTSMKSLNESKHGFWGALARKAKAILDDDNVIEQPEAPGRMREQGFGTGTGSATRAKYYNRSQSDESQPKAENSSFQKGLGAIASSLNYIGNAFEEKLTAVENKTADIIQETRKHIKKKSGGSVAQYQTPNSGSTMDSQTQPQTQTQTQTQTGLELQLKASRDVAMAMAAKAKLLLRELKTVKADFAFAKERCAQLEEENKILRENRERGNNLEDDDLIRLQLETLLAEKARLAHENSVYARENRFLREIVEYHQLTMQDVIYLDEGTEEVTEVYPIKLSAASNLNAVSPLPPQPLSSSSNRPGIGLDMSSQITQIVPTCPLPPSDLRGIS, from the exons ATGGAGTACAAGAGGCGGCAGCAAGGGGCGACAAGACCTTCGGGTTTTGAAGAAGTAGCTCGGAATTCTCGGCGTCCTATGCGTTTTGTTTCTAATGAAGATGATGATGTTTATGATCTTAGTAGCGATAGTGGCAATGATGCTGTAGGTAGTTCGCGGTCATCATCTTCGCCACAATCTCTTGCTGCTAAAGCCATTAAAGCTTCATCGGCACATCGGGATTCTTCACTCTCATCTGCTTATGCTGCGCGTTCTGCTTCCCGCGTCTCGAAACCCACTTATTCTTCCTCGTCTCCTTCCCCCTCATCCGTTCAG GATTCAAAGGCACATGAATAtacatcaatgaaaagtttgaATGAATCTAAACATGGATTCTGGGGTGCTTTGGCTAGAAAGGCCAAAGCAATTCTTGATGATGATAATGTCATCGAGCAACCTGAAGCACCTGGAAGAATGAGGGAGCAAGGATTTGGGACAGGTACAGGTTCAGCTACAAGGGCCAAG TATTATAACAGAAGTCAATCAGATGAAAGCCAACCAAAAGCAGAAAATTCTTCTTTCCAGAAAGGATTGGGCGCTATAGCGTCTTCCCTTAACTATATTGGCAATGCTTTTGAG GAAAAGCTTACGGCTGTGGAAAACAAAACTGCTGATATCATTCAAGAAACTCGCAAGCATATTAAGAAAAAGTCTGGTGGTTCAGTGGCACAATATCAGACACCAAATTCTGGGTCTACCATGGATTCTCAGACGCAGCCTCAAACCCAAACCCAAACCCAAACCCAAACTGGCCTTGAACTTCAGCTGAAGGCATCTCGCGAC GTTGCGATGGCAATGGCTGCCAAAGCAAAGCTGCTTCTTAGGGAGTTGAAGACTGTCAAAGCAGATTTTGCTTTTGCAAAGGAACGATGTGCTCAGCTGGAAGAAGAGAATAAAATTCTTCGGGAGAATCGTGAGAGGGGAAACAATCTAGAAGATGATGATTTG ATACGACTTCAACTTGAAACACTTCTAGCAGAGAAGGCTCGTTTGGCTCATGAAAATTCAGTCTATGCACGTGAAAATCGGTTTCTAAGGGAGATTGTTGAATACCACCAGCTGACCATGCAGGATGTTATATACCTGGATGAGGGCACAGAAGAAGTCACCGAAGTTTACCCCATTAAGCTTTCTGCAGCATCCAATCTCAATGCTGTTTCTCCGTTACCGCCTCAGCCATTGTCGTCATCTTCTAACCGACCCGGGATAGGACTTGACATGAGTTCACAGATAACTCAGATTGTTCCTACTTGCCCTTTGCCCCCATCAGATCTGAGAGGAATCTCCTAA